A single region of the Nocardioides aquaticus genome encodes:
- a CDS encoding NAD(P)H-binding protein, with translation MSDSVSVLVTGATGFVGARLVPALVEQGRTVRAMTRRPGGYTGPAEAVYGDVGDVPSLEAAMAGVDVAVYLVHSLDDNDFERKDAEAARSFGRAAREAGVRQIVYLGGLGDEDGDLSAHLRSRREVETLLGEAGVPVTVLRAAIVVGAGGISWEITRQLVKNLPAMVVPKWAKTKTQPISIEDVVRYLAGVVDCEPAFGQTFDIGGPQVLSYLQMLQEAAEVMNGRRPFVVTVPVLTPKLSSHWIGFVTDVDATTGKNLIDSMATEVVVTEQRIRDIVPGEPVAYQEAVRRAIAESART, from the coding sequence ATGTCTGACTCCGTCTCCGTCCTGGTCACCGGTGCGACCGGCTTCGTCGGTGCCCGCCTGGTCCCGGCGCTGGTGGAGCAGGGCCGCACCGTGCGCGCGATGACCCGGCGCCCGGGCGGCTACACCGGCCCCGCCGAGGCGGTCTACGGCGACGTCGGCGACGTGCCCAGCCTCGAGGCCGCGATGGCCGGCGTCGACGTAGCCGTCTACCTGGTGCACTCCCTCGACGACAACGACTTCGAGCGCAAGGACGCCGAGGCCGCGCGCTCCTTCGGCCGCGCCGCCCGCGAGGCCGGCGTGCGCCAGATCGTCTACCTCGGCGGGCTCGGCGACGAGGACGGCGACCTCTCGGCCCACCTGCGCTCGCGCCGCGAGGTCGAGACCCTGCTCGGTGAGGCCGGCGTGCCGGTCACCGTGCTGCGCGCGGCCATCGTGGTCGGCGCCGGCGGGATCTCCTGGGAGATCACCCGTCAGCTGGTCAAGAACCTGCCCGCGATGGTCGTGCCGAAGTGGGCGAAGACCAAGACCCAGCCGATCTCGATCGAGGACGTCGTGCGCTACCTCGCCGGCGTGGTCGACTGCGAGCCCGCGTTCGGCCAGACCTTCGACATCGGCGGCCCGCAGGTCCTCAGCTACCTCCAGATGCTGCAGGAGGCGGCCGAGGTGATGAACGGCCGGCGGCCGTTCGTGGTCACGGTTCCGGTGCTGACCCCGAAGCTCTCCTCGCACTGGATCGGCTTCGTGACCGACGTCGACGCCACCACCGGCAAGAACCTGATCGACTCGATGGCCACCGAGGTCGTCGTCACCGAGCAGCGCATCCGCGACATCGTCCCGGGCGAGCCGGTGGCCTACCAGGAGGCCGTGCGCCGCGCGATCGCGGAGTCCGCCCGCACCTGA